A stretch of Brassica napus cultivar Da-Ae unplaced genomic scaffold, Da-Ae ScsIHWf_806;HRSCAF=1155, whole genome shotgun sequence DNA encodes these proteins:
- the LOC106382884 gene encoding LOW QUALITY PROTEIN: U-box domain-containing protein 38 (The sequence of the model RefSeq protein was modified relative to this genomic sequence to represent the inferred CDS: inserted 1 base in 1 codon): MGKSGRLRWNPFSHRSSSSRQEQQQQQQQPPIEFICPISKTIMSDPVVVSSGQTFERVCVQVCRDLGFIPKLNDLNHDEDPPDFSTVIPNRNMKSTIDGWCDSVGVDRPQPPDYSAVETNLRHQMPPSEVEIRVSEQELLRAVADRAPVIYHHADSDLMGRRKPTGDFNSTSSDESVIVAQSPFTPLPLTTRPACFSPSSSSSEIDFSAAAAANSPEEEEIYNKLKSSDVFDQEQGLIMMRKMTRTKDEARVSLCSSRILALLKSMIVSRYSLVQTNSLASLVNLSLEKTNKLTIVRLGFIPLLIDVLKSGSKEAQEHAAGSIFSLSLEDDNKMPIGVLGALQPLLHALRAAESDRTRHDAGLALYHLSLNQTNRLKLVRLGAVPVLFSLVRSGESASRALLVICNLACCSEGRSAMLDANAVGILVGKLREEEERRGEESRSSAAARENCVAALFALSHESLRFKGXAKEARVVEVLKEVEERGTERAREKAKKILQLMRERVPEEEEDDGEGTVDWDRVILDSNGSIRSSLRGGGGRNRIPQNSSGF, from the exons ATGGGTAAAAGCGGACGGCTCAGATGGAACCCTTTCAGCCACAGATCCTCTTCATCAAGACAggaacagcaacaacaacaacaacaacctccAATTGAATTCATATGTCCGATTTCAAAAACAATAATGTCCGACCCAGTTGTCGTCTCCTCCGGTCAAACCTTCGAACGTGTCTGCGTCCAAGTCTGTCGCGACTTAGGCTTCATCCCCAAACTCAATGACCTTAACCACGACGAAGATCCGCCGGATTTCTCTACAGTAATCCCTAACCGTAACATGAAATCAACAATCGACGGCTGGTGCGACTCCGTCGGCGTCGACCGGCCACAACCGCCGGATTACTCCGCCGTGGAAACCAATCTCCGGCACCAGATGCCGCCGTCGGAAGTGGAGATCCGCGTGTCGGAGCAGGAGCTGCTGAGAGCGGTGGCGGACCGAGCTCCCGTGATATACCACCACGCAGACTCTGACCTAATGGGCCGAAGAAAGCCCACCGGGGATTTCAACTCGACAAGCTCTGATGAATCGGTGATCGTGGCCCAAAGCCCATTTACTCCTCTCCCTCTAACCACCCGCCCCGCTTGCTTCTCCCCTTCGTCTTCCTCCTCCGAAATCGATttctccgccgccgccgccgcgaATTCGCCGGAGGAGGAAGAGATCTACAACAAGCTCAAAAGCTCCGACGTGTTCGATCAGGAGCAGGGGTTGATCATGATGAGGAAGATGACTCGGACGAAAGACGAAGCTAGAGTTTCGCTATGCTCATCTCGGATCCTCGCTCTCCTCAAGAGCATGATCGTGTCTAGATACAGCTTAGTGCAGACGAACTCTCTAGCTTCTCTCGTGAATCTATCTCTCGAGAAGACCAACAAGCTAACGATCGTACGGTTAGGATTCATTCCTTTATTGATAGATGTTTTAAAGTCAGGTTCCAAGGAGGCGCAAGAGCACGCCGCGGGTTCGATCTTTAGTCTCTCGTTGGAAGACGATAATAAAATGCCTATAGGAGTTTTAGGCGCGCTTCAGCCGCTTCTCCACGCGCTTAGAGCGGCCGAGAGTGACCGCACGCGCCACGACGCGGGTCTAGCGTTGTATCATTTGTCTTTAAACCAAACGAATAGGTTGAAGCTTGTTAGGCTTGGAGCTGTTCCGGTTCTGTTCTCGTTGGTTCGGTCTGGCGAGTCAGCGAGTAGAGCGCTTTTGGTTATATGTAACTTGGCTTGTTGTAGCGAAGGGCGGTCGGCGATGCTTGATGCTAACGCGGTGGGGATACTTGTCGGGAAGCtgagggaggaggaggagaggagGGGGGAGGAGAGTCGGTCCTCGGCGGCGGCGAGGGAGAATTGCGTGGCGGCGTTGTTCGCGTTGAGTCACGAGAGTTTGAGGTTTAAGG TGGCGAAGGAGGCGAGGGTGGTGGAAGTGTTGAAGGAGGTTGAGGAGAGGGGGACGGAGAGGGCGAGGGAGAAGGCGAAGAAGATTCTTCAGTTGATGAGGGAGAGGGttccggaggaggaggaggatgatggCGAAGGGACGGTTGATTGGGAC